From a single Geothermobacter ehrlichii genomic region:
- a CDS encoding Lrp/AsnC family transcriptional regulator, translating into MDAIDRRIVEVLQHNADLTNAELADRVNLSPSSCLRRVKRLKQKGVLLKTVALADPDRLGRGLTAIVEVTLERHGAEAQRQFLDLLAKEPAVTQVYSVTGETDVLLVIHLVDMKEYQAICNRLFNHDPNVVKFRTLFAMERIKFETAIPVGEI; encoded by the coding sequence ATGGATGCCATTGATCGCCGCATTGTCGAGGTTCTGCAACACAACGCCGATCTGACCAACGCCGAGCTGGCCGACCGCGTCAACCTCTCCCCTTCCAGCTGTCTGCGCCGGGTCAAACGACTGAAACAGAAAGGCGTCCTGCTGAAAACGGTCGCCCTGGCCGATCCCGACCGGCTTGGCCGTGGCCTGACCGCCATTGTCGAGGTCACGCTCGAGCGCCACGGCGCCGAGGCGCAGCGACAGTTTCTCGATCTGCTCGCGAAGGAACCAGCGGTGACCCAGGTCTACAGCGTCACCGGCGAAACCGACGTGCTGCTGGTCATCCACTTGGTCGACATGAAGGAGTATCAGGCGATCTGCAACCGGCTCTTCAACCACGACCCCAACGTGGTCAAGTTCCGCACCCTGTTCGCCATGGAGCGGATCAAGTTCGAAACCGCGATTCCGGTGGGAGAGATATGA